In Eschrichtius robustus isolate mEscRob2 chromosome 11, mEscRob2.pri, whole genome shotgun sequence, the following proteins share a genomic window:
- the CAVIN3 gene encoding caveolae-associated protein 3: protein MGESALDPGPVPGAPAGGPVHAVTVVTLLEKLATMLEALRERQGGLAQRQGGLAGSVRRIQSRLGALSRSHDTTSNALAQLLAKAERVGSHADAAQERAVRRAAQVQRLEANHGLLVARGKLHVLLFKEEAEIPAKAFQKAPEPLGPADQAEPGPQQPEGEGGESSDEEEPVESRALRLRRAGLVHSLRRAFSGRKGPAAPTPTPVKPPRLGPGRSPEGQPEAQPESESKQEPEPPQDTEEDPGRPGAAEAAAAVLQIESAA from the exons ATGGGGGAGAGCGCGCTGGATCCGGGGCCTGTTCCCGGAGCGCCGGCTGGGGGCCCGGTGCACGCCGTCACGGTGGTGACCCTGCTGGAGAAGCTGGCCACCATGCTGGAGGCGCTGCGCGAGCGGCAGGGGGGCCTGGCTCAGAGGCAGGGCGGCCTGGCGGGCTCCGTGCGTCGCATCCAGAGCCGCCTGGGCGCGCTGAGTCGCAGCCACGACACCACGAGCAACGCGCTGGCGCAACTGCTCGCCAAGGCGGAGCGCGTGGGCTCGCACGCCGATGCCGCCCAGGAGCGCGCCGTGCGCCGAGCCGCCCAGGTGCAGCGGCTGGAGGCCAACCACGGGCTGCTGGTGGCGCGCGGGAAGCTCCACGTTCTGCTCTTCAAG GAGGAGGCTGAAATCCCGGCCAAGGCCTTCCAGAAGGCGCCGGAGCCCTTAGGCCCGGCGGACCAGGCCGAACCTGgcccacagcagccagagggcGAAGGTGGGGAGAGCTCAGACGAGGAGGAGCCCGTGGAGTCCAGGGCGCTGCGGCTGCGGCGCGCCGGGTTGGTACATAGCTTGCGAAGGGCCTTTTCGGGCCGGAAAGGGCCTGCAGCGCCAACCCCCACGCCTGTTAAGCCTCCTCGCCTTGGGCCTGGCCGCAGCCCTGAGGGCCAGCCGGAAGCCCAGCCTGAGTCGGAGTCTAAGCAGGAGCCAGAACCTCCGCAGGATACCGAGGAAGATCCCGGGAGACCTGGGGCTGCCGAAGCAGCAGCGGCTGTGCTCCAAATAGAGAGTGCGGCCTGA